Proteins from a genomic interval of Osmia bicornis bicornis chromosome 11, iOsmBic2.1, whole genome shotgun sequence:
- the LOC114873789 gene encoding nuclear factor of activated T-cells 5-like isoform X5 translates to MLLKGRLSEKKNRRHHGKNAKATAGGAALRHLPLTFGEPRQSLTQNEHPLFFTTERNLNCSQRTLQNMAWNGAGEEDSKRRKMDIKLESEDANFAFPEVTHSASSDSKTANRNSSNGIAVLATISGNRTGNGSSGRVVEVSRSRPGLGVLAKRSSAPHQGPVTLTSQLCSASSDGKVQLQIICQPEQQHRARYQTEGSRGAVKDRTGNGFPIVRLVGYDKPTTLQVFIGTDLGRVAPHMFYQACRVSGKNSTPCIERKIDGTIVIEVDMDPAKDMMVTCDCVGILKERNVDVEHRFPQEAGVLQGRSKKKSTRCRMVFRTTIARPDGNTETLQVCSQPIVCTQPPGIPEICKKSLTSCPCTGGLELFILGKNFLKDTRVVFQLDNDDLSSSLEPHWECAVLPDKEFLQQTHLVCVVPAYRRQDLAPSESVSVKLYAVSSGKTSEPHTFLYTAASAAPEPSVGKIEPITPPLSTSNGDSALATSPAAAVSLTTGVSSNTLITQAAAGTPNFLTTIQSQQSSSQTTETLKSDPSPPPVTASSQVTPVLMWAAQSPNCQNSPPDVMMPPPAMVANPLLNRRSSSNLQLILPDNLKTEVLDENSENSMISENSMQSIPTPTANGSTGTSPLQQLVNENSRETPQTNMIRSVPVAANNSPVQEAVNLLGVVDLMRNQHPLSMVSTHQNSYGGMHESSQVKVLSPHHINKETNPMLPAEGSPNGTLQGGGGVVDLRMKHHQSEFGNLSNFTGTSNGQLPAQSGHSVEKYLNHIESNGKEAESQENGFVGSIQQRASIIATGRQPQQGQASNILASPNQGVKLDTLVNSGAESHQLVSPLRTVNPNSSTMMSHVSAVTDHETIPSPQQSRNSPPIPVKTMLLEALMPAQSVPPLIGNGGTTVSSPASVVQEPTNGDSLLTTINAALLPAMQEPVVTTSGTSNSSVTVPSHNQMQVTNETMSIAAEHIPQIQGLIQQEVVAMQQAQQVEQVVAQAQQQVEQVVAQAQQQAVQAVQQAQQQVVQHVVQHAQVVQQAVQQVQAAQQVRAVPAVQHAMQQATQEVVQQAVQQATQEVVQQVQAVQQAVQQAQAAQAMQQAVQQDIGSMLNQPAGFVAEASSALASGAAQEPSQQRLTTAAEQAINNVITNATQDIINNRPITTTTAHAIIATKNILNSVATQSAQLMNSAMEGILPKSPPGQNNIVEQVASKSPPVALPVTPNRQNVNPPITNTANNTTGTTVRKQEDGMLPQELTSMSEHDLLSYINPSCFDSQNNFLM, encoded by the exons GCTTGGAACGGCGCCGGCGAGGAGGACTCGAAGAGAAGGAAGATGGACATCAAGCTCGAGTCCGAGGATGCGAATTTTGCCTTCCCCGAGGTGACGCATTCCGCGAGCTCTGATAGCAAAACGGCCAATAGAAACAGTTCGAACGGGATAGCTGTGCTGGCCACGATCTCTGGGAACAGGACGGGGAACGGAAGCTCGGGAAGGGTTGTCGAGGTGTCCAGATCTCGTCCAGGCTTGGGTGTCCTCGCGAAGAGGTCATCGGCCCCCCATCAAGGCCCAGTCACCCTCACCTCTCAACTGT GCAGTGCTTCCTCAGATGGAAAGGTGCAATTGCAAATAATCTGCCAGCCGGAGCAGCAGCACAGGGCCCGTTACCAAACCGAAGGATCCCGAGGAGCAGTGAAGGATCGTACCGGAAACGGGTTCCCGATCGTTCGTCTGGTCGGTTACGACAAACCGACCACGCTTCAAGTCTTCATCGGCACGGACCTCGGCCGTGTCGCGCCCCATATGTTCTACCAAGCCTGCCGCGTCAGCGGCAAGAACTCAACCCCGTGTATCGAGCGTAAAATCGACGGTACCATCGTGATCGAGGTGGACATGGATCCAGCGAAAGACATGATGGTCACCTGCGACTGTGTCGGTATACTGAAGGAGCGCAATGTCGACGTGGAGCACAGATTTCCACAGGAAGCCGGTGTACTTCAGGGACGCAGTAAAAAGAAGTCGACTCGTTGTCGCATGGTTTTTCGCACGACGATCGCTCGTCCCGATGGTAACACGGAAACTCTTCAAGTCTGTTCTCAACCGATAGTCTGTA CTCAACCACCGGGTATACCGGAGATCTGCAAAAAGTCCCTCACCTCCTGTCCATGCACCGGTGGATTAGAATTGTTTATACTTGGGAAGAACTTTCTTAAAGATACTCGTGTAGTGTTTCAATTAGACAACGACGATTTGTCGAGTAGCTTAGAACCGCACTGGGAGTGCGCCGTCTTACCCGACAAAGAGTTCCTGCAACAGACGCATCTGGTATGCGTGGTGCCTGCATACAGGCGGCAAGATCTTGCGCCCTCGGAATCTGTTAGCGTGAAATTGTACGCGGTGTCGTCCGGGAAAACGAGCGAGCCTCATACGTTCCTTTACACCGCCGCGTCCGCAGCTCCGGAGCCATCGGTGGGCAAGATCGAGCCCATCACGCCGCCATTGTCAACCTCGAACGGCGATTCCGCGTTAGCAACGTCCCCAGCAGCAGCCGTGTCTTTAACCACGGGTGTATCATCGAACA CTCTGATCACACAAGCAGCCGCGGGAACGCCGAATTTCTTGACAACGATACAGTCACAACAATCATCCTCCCAAACGACGGAAACTCTTAAAAGCGATCCAAGCCCGCCACCAGTAACGGCATCGTCTCAGGTAACTCCAGTTCTGATGTGGGCTGCTCAAAGTCCAAATTGCCAAAATTCCCCGCCTGACGTGATGATGCCGCCGCCAGCCATGGTAGCGAATCCCCTTCTAAATCGCAGATCGTCTTCTAATCTTCAATTAATCCTGCCGGATAATTTGAAGACCGAGGTGCTAGACGAGAATAGCGAGAACAGTATGATTAGCGAGAACAGCATGCAAAGCATACCAACGCCGACCGCGAACGGTTCGACGGGGACGAGCCCGTTGCAGCAGCTCGTGAACGAGAATTCCAGGGAAACGCCGCAAACGAATATGATCAGATCGGTACCGGTTGCGGCGAACAATTCCCCGGTACAGGAAGCGGTCAATCTACTCGGTGTGGTCGATTTGATGCGGAACCAACATCCGTTGTCGATGGTGTCCACCCACCAGAACAGCTACGGAGGTATGCACGAATCGTCTCAAGTCAAAGTTCTAAGTCCTCATCATATCAACAAAGAAACTAACCCGATGTTACCGGCAGAAGGCAGTCCTAACGGAACTCTACAGGGTGGCGGCGGTGTTGTTGATCTCCGAATGAAACATCATCAGTCAGAGTTCGGGAATTTGTCGAACTTCACCGGTACGTCGAACGGACAGCTACCCGCCCAGAGTGGCCATAGCGTAGAGAAATATCTGAATCATATCGAGTCTAACGGAAAGGAGGCTGAGAGTCAGGAGAACGGCTTCGTAGGTAGTATACAGCAACGAGCTTCCATAATCGCTACTGGACGACAACCTCAGCAGGGACAAGCTTCCAACATTTTAGCCTCTCCGAATCAAGGTGTGAAGCTGGATACTCTCGTCAATTCAGGCGCGGAATCTCATCAATTAGTGTCACCGCTTCGCACCGTCAATCCCAACAGCAGCACCATGATGAGCCACGTGTCCGCGGTGACCGATCACGAGACGATCCCGAGCCCTCAACAGAGCAGAAACAGTCCACCGATTCCCGTCAAGACGATGCTCCTCGAAGCTTTGATGCCGGCTCAAAGCGTACCGCCTTTGATTGGGAACGGCGGGACCACCGTCTCGTCTCCTGCCTCGGTTGTCCAGGAGCCGACCAACGGCGACAGTCTGCTCACAACTATCAACGCTGCCCTCTTGCCAGCGATGCAAGAGCCAGTCGTTACTACGAGCGGTACGTCGAATTCTAGCGTTACTGTACCATCCCATAATCAGATGCAAGTTACGAACGAGACTATGTCGATAGCGGCGGAACATATTCCGCAGATTCAGGGTCTTATTCAGCAAGAAGTTGTGGCGATGCAACAGGCGCAGCAAGTTGAACAGGTTGTCGCGCAGGCACAGCAGCAGGTGGAGCAAGTCGTCGCTCAGGCGCAGCAGCAAGCGGTCCAGGCTGTACAACAGGCGCAGCAACAGGTTGTCCAGCACGTGGTGCAGCACGCGCAAGTTGTCCAGCAGGCTGTACAACAAGTACAAGCGGCGCAACAGGTTCGGGCTGTGCCGGCTGTTCAGCACGCGATGCAACAGGCTACGCAGGAAGTGGTCCAGCAGGCGGTGCAGCAAGCGACTCAGGAAGTGGTGCAGCAGGTGCAAGCGGTTCAGCAAGCGGTGCAGCAGGCGCAAGCGGCTCAGGCGATGCAACAGGCGGTGCAGCAAGATATAGGTTCGATGTTGAATCAACCAGCGGGTTTCGTTGCCGAGGCTAGTTCTGCTCTGGCGAGCGGTGCGGCTCAGGAACCGTCGCAGCAGAGACTGACCACTGCTGCGGAACAGGCGATCAACAACGTGATCACTAACGCAACACAAGATATAATTAACAATCGGCCCATCACCACGACCACTGCGCATGCCATCATTGCGacgaaaaatatattaaacagCGTCGCCACTCAAAGCGCCCAGCTGATGAACAGCGCTATGGAGGGAATCTTACCGAAATCTCCGCCCGGTCAAAATAATATCGTCGAACAGGTTGCGAGCAAATCACCGCCTGTTGCCTTACCCGTCACCCCCAACAGACAGAATGTAAACCCACCTATTACAAATACGGCTAACAATACAACTGGAACGACGGTTCGAAAGCAAGAAGATGGTATGTTACCTCAAGAGCTTACATCGATGTCAGAACATGATCTGTTGAGCTACATAAATCCAAGCTGTTTCGATTCTCAGAATAACTTTCTTATGTAG
- the LOC114873789 gene encoding nuclear factor of activated T-cells 5-like isoform X7, with product MGKTPKPQPAWNGAGEEDSKRRKMDIKLESEDANFAFPEVTHSASSDSKTANRNSSNGIAVLATISGNRTGNGSSGRVVEVSRSRPGLGVLAKRSSAPHQGPVTLTSQLCSASSDGKVQLQIICQPEQQHRARYQTEGSRGAVKDRTGNGFPIVRLVGYDKPTTLQVFIGTDLGRVAPHMFYQACRVSGKNSTPCIERKIDGTIVIEVDMDPAKDMMVTCDCVGILKERNVDVEHRFPQEAGVLQGRSKKKSTRCRMVFRTTIARPDGNTETLQVCSQPIVCTQPPGIPEICKKSLTSCPCTGGLELFILGKNFLKDTRVVFQLDNDDLSSSLEPHWECAVLPDKEFLQQTHLVCVVPAYRRQDLAPSESVSVKLYAVSSGKTSEPHTFLYTAASAAPEPSVGKIEPITPPLSTSNGDSALATSPAAAVSLTTGVSSNTLITQAAAGTPNFLTTIQSQQSSSQTTETLKSDPSPPPVTASSQVTPVLMWAAQSPNCQNSPPDVMMPPPAMVANPLLNRRSSSNLQLILPDNLKTEVLDENSENSMISENSMQSIPTPTANGSTGTSPLQQLVNENSRETPQTNMIRSVPVAANNSPVQEAVNLLGVVDLMRNQHPLSMVSTHQNSYGGMHESSQVKVLSPHHINKETNPMLPAEGSPNGTLQGGGGVVDLRMKHHQSEFGNLSNFTGTSNGQLPAQSGHSVEKYLNHIESNGKEAESQENGFVGSIQQRASIIATGRQPQQGQASNILASPNQGVKLDTLVNSGAESHQLVSPLRTVNPNSSTMMSHVSAVTDHETIPSPQQSRNSPPIPVKTMLLEALMPAQSVPPLIGNGGTTVSSPASVVQEPTNGDSLLTTINAALLPAMQEPVVTTSGTSNSSVTVPSHNQMQVTNETMSIAAEHIPQIQGLIQQEVVAMQQAQQVEQVVAQAQQQVEQVVAQAQQQAVQAVQQAQQQVVQHVVQHAQVVQQAVQQVQAAQQVRAVPAVQHAMQQATQEVVQQAVQQATQEVVQQVQAVQQAVQQAQAAQAMQQAVQQDIGSMLNQPAGFVAEASSALASGAAQEPSQQRLTTAAEQAINNVITNATQDIINNRPITTTTAHAIIATKNILNSVATQSAQLMNSAMEGILPKSPPGQNNIVEQVASKSPPVALPVTPNRQNVNPPITNTANNTTGTTVRKQEDGMLPQELTSMSEHDLLSYINPSCFDSQNNFLM from the exons GCTTGGAACGGCGCCGGCGAGGAGGACTCGAAGAGAAGGAAGATGGACATCAAGCTCGAGTCCGAGGATGCGAATTTTGCCTTCCCCGAGGTGACGCATTCCGCGAGCTCTGATAGCAAAACGGCCAATAGAAACAGTTCGAACGGGATAGCTGTGCTGGCCACGATCTCTGGGAACAGGACGGGGAACGGAAGCTCGGGAAGGGTTGTCGAGGTGTCCAGATCTCGTCCAGGCTTGGGTGTCCTCGCGAAGAGGTCATCGGCCCCCCATCAAGGCCCAGTCACCCTCACCTCTCAACTGT GCAGTGCTTCCTCAGATGGAAAGGTGCAATTGCAAATAATCTGCCAGCCGGAGCAGCAGCACAGGGCCCGTTACCAAACCGAAGGATCCCGAGGAGCAGTGAAGGATCGTACCGGAAACGGGTTCCCGATCGTTCGTCTGGTCGGTTACGACAAACCGACCACGCTTCAAGTCTTCATCGGCACGGACCTCGGCCGTGTCGCGCCCCATATGTTCTACCAAGCCTGCCGCGTCAGCGGCAAGAACTCAACCCCGTGTATCGAGCGTAAAATCGACGGTACCATCGTGATCGAGGTGGACATGGATCCAGCGAAAGACATGATGGTCACCTGCGACTGTGTCGGTATACTGAAGGAGCGCAATGTCGACGTGGAGCACAGATTTCCACAGGAAGCCGGTGTACTTCAGGGACGCAGTAAAAAGAAGTCGACTCGTTGTCGCATGGTTTTTCGCACGACGATCGCTCGTCCCGATGGTAACACGGAAACTCTTCAAGTCTGTTCTCAACCGATAGTCTGTA CTCAACCACCGGGTATACCGGAGATCTGCAAAAAGTCCCTCACCTCCTGTCCATGCACCGGTGGATTAGAATTGTTTATACTTGGGAAGAACTTTCTTAAAGATACTCGTGTAGTGTTTCAATTAGACAACGACGATTTGTCGAGTAGCTTAGAACCGCACTGGGAGTGCGCCGTCTTACCCGACAAAGAGTTCCTGCAACAGACGCATCTGGTATGCGTGGTGCCTGCATACAGGCGGCAAGATCTTGCGCCCTCGGAATCTGTTAGCGTGAAATTGTACGCGGTGTCGTCCGGGAAAACGAGCGAGCCTCATACGTTCCTTTACACCGCCGCGTCCGCAGCTCCGGAGCCATCGGTGGGCAAGATCGAGCCCATCACGCCGCCATTGTCAACCTCGAACGGCGATTCCGCGTTAGCAACGTCCCCAGCAGCAGCCGTGTCTTTAACCACGGGTGTATCATCGAACA CTCTGATCACACAAGCAGCCGCGGGAACGCCGAATTTCTTGACAACGATACAGTCACAACAATCATCCTCCCAAACGACGGAAACTCTTAAAAGCGATCCAAGCCCGCCACCAGTAACGGCATCGTCTCAGGTAACTCCAGTTCTGATGTGGGCTGCTCAAAGTCCAAATTGCCAAAATTCCCCGCCTGACGTGATGATGCCGCCGCCAGCCATGGTAGCGAATCCCCTTCTAAATCGCAGATCGTCTTCTAATCTTCAATTAATCCTGCCGGATAATTTGAAGACCGAGGTGCTAGACGAGAATAGCGAGAACAGTATGATTAGCGAGAACAGCATGCAAAGCATACCAACGCCGACCGCGAACGGTTCGACGGGGACGAGCCCGTTGCAGCAGCTCGTGAACGAGAATTCCAGGGAAACGCCGCAAACGAATATGATCAGATCGGTACCGGTTGCGGCGAACAATTCCCCGGTACAGGAAGCGGTCAATCTACTCGGTGTGGTCGATTTGATGCGGAACCAACATCCGTTGTCGATGGTGTCCACCCACCAGAACAGCTACGGAGGTATGCACGAATCGTCTCAAGTCAAAGTTCTAAGTCCTCATCATATCAACAAAGAAACTAACCCGATGTTACCGGCAGAAGGCAGTCCTAACGGAACTCTACAGGGTGGCGGCGGTGTTGTTGATCTCCGAATGAAACATCATCAGTCAGAGTTCGGGAATTTGTCGAACTTCACCGGTACGTCGAACGGACAGCTACCCGCCCAGAGTGGCCATAGCGTAGAGAAATATCTGAATCATATCGAGTCTAACGGAAAGGAGGCTGAGAGTCAGGAGAACGGCTTCGTAGGTAGTATACAGCAACGAGCTTCCATAATCGCTACTGGACGACAACCTCAGCAGGGACAAGCTTCCAACATTTTAGCCTCTCCGAATCAAGGTGTGAAGCTGGATACTCTCGTCAATTCAGGCGCGGAATCTCATCAATTAGTGTCACCGCTTCGCACCGTCAATCCCAACAGCAGCACCATGATGAGCCACGTGTCCGCGGTGACCGATCACGAGACGATCCCGAGCCCTCAACAGAGCAGAAACAGTCCACCGATTCCCGTCAAGACGATGCTCCTCGAAGCTTTGATGCCGGCTCAAAGCGTACCGCCTTTGATTGGGAACGGCGGGACCACCGTCTCGTCTCCTGCCTCGGTTGTCCAGGAGCCGACCAACGGCGACAGTCTGCTCACAACTATCAACGCTGCCCTCTTGCCAGCGATGCAAGAGCCAGTCGTTACTACGAGCGGTACGTCGAATTCTAGCGTTACTGTACCATCCCATAATCAGATGCAAGTTACGAACGAGACTATGTCGATAGCGGCGGAACATATTCCGCAGATTCAGGGTCTTATTCAGCAAGAAGTTGTGGCGATGCAACAGGCGCAGCAAGTTGAACAGGTTGTCGCGCAGGCACAGCAGCAGGTGGAGCAAGTCGTCGCTCAGGCGCAGCAGCAAGCGGTCCAGGCTGTACAACAGGCGCAGCAACAGGTTGTCCAGCACGTGGTGCAGCACGCGCAAGTTGTCCAGCAGGCTGTACAACAAGTACAAGCGGCGCAACAGGTTCGGGCTGTGCCGGCTGTTCAGCACGCGATGCAACAGGCTACGCAGGAAGTGGTCCAGCAGGCGGTGCAGCAAGCGACTCAGGAAGTGGTGCAGCAGGTGCAAGCGGTTCAGCAAGCGGTGCAGCAGGCGCAAGCGGCTCAGGCGATGCAACAGGCGGTGCAGCAAGATATAGGTTCGATGTTGAATCAACCAGCGGGTTTCGTTGCCGAGGCTAGTTCTGCTCTGGCGAGCGGTGCGGCTCAGGAACCGTCGCAGCAGAGACTGACCACTGCTGCGGAACAGGCGATCAACAACGTGATCACTAACGCAACACAAGATATAATTAACAATCGGCCCATCACCACGACCACTGCGCATGCCATCATTGCGacgaaaaatatattaaacagCGTCGCCACTCAAAGCGCCCAGCTGATGAACAGCGCTATGGAGGGAATCTTACCGAAATCTCCGCCCGGTCAAAATAATATCGTCGAACAGGTTGCGAGCAAATCACCGCCTGTTGCCTTACCCGTCACCCCCAACAGACAGAATGTAAACCCACCTATTACAAATACGGCTAACAATACAACTGGAACGACGGTTCGAAAGCAAGAAGATGGTATGTTACCTCAAGAGCTTACATCGATGTCAGAACATGATCTGTTGAGCTACATAAATCCAAGCTGTTTCGATTCTCAGAATAACTTTCTTATGTAG
- the LOC114873789 gene encoding nuclear factor of activated T-cells 5-like isoform X6 encodes MQQGLCWVLFRQNGIQRKYCNGGAALRHLPLTFGEPRQSLTQNEHPLFFTTERNLNCSQRTLQNMAWNGAGEEDSKRRKMDIKLESEDANFAFPEVTHSASSDSKTANRNSSNGIAVLATISGNRTGNGSSGRVVEVSRSRPGLGVLAKRSSAPHQGPVTLTSQLCSASSDGKVQLQIICQPEQQHRARYQTEGSRGAVKDRTGNGFPIVRLVGYDKPTTLQVFIGTDLGRVAPHMFYQACRVSGKNSTPCIERKIDGTIVIEVDMDPAKDMMVTCDCVGILKERNVDVEHRFPQEAGVLQGRSKKKSTRCRMVFRTTIARPDGNTETLQVCSQPIVCTQPPGIPEICKKSLTSCPCTGGLELFILGKNFLKDTRVVFQLDNDDLSSSLEPHWECAVLPDKEFLQQTHLVCVVPAYRRQDLAPSESVSVKLYAVSSGKTSEPHTFLYTAASAAPEPSVGKIEPITPPLSTSNGDSALATSPAAAVSLTTGVSSNTLITQAAAGTPNFLTTIQSQQSSSQTTETLKSDPSPPPVTASSQVTPVLMWAAQSPNCQNSPPDVMMPPPAMVANPLLNRRSSSNLQLILPDNLKTEVLDENSENSMISENSMQSIPTPTANGSTGTSPLQQLVNENSRETPQTNMIRSVPVAANNSPVQEAVNLLGVVDLMRNQHPLSMVSTHQNSYGGMHESSQVKVLSPHHINKETNPMLPAEGSPNGTLQGGGGVVDLRMKHHQSEFGNLSNFTGTSNGQLPAQSGHSVEKYLNHIESNGKEAESQENGFVGSIQQRASIIATGRQPQQGQASNILASPNQGVKLDTLVNSGAESHQLVSPLRTVNPNSSTMMSHVSAVTDHETIPSPQQSRNSPPIPVKTMLLEALMPAQSVPPLIGNGGTTVSSPASVVQEPTNGDSLLTTINAALLPAMQEPVVTTSGTSNSSVTVPSHNQMQVTNETMSIAAEHIPQIQGLIQQEVVAMQQAQQVEQVVAQAQQQVEQVVAQAQQQAVQAVQQAQQQVVQHVVQHAQVVQQAVQQVQAAQQVRAVPAVQHAMQQATQEVVQQAVQQATQEVVQQVQAVQQAVQQAQAAQAMQQAVQQDIGSMLNQPAGFVAEASSALASGAAQEPSQQRLTTAAEQAINNVITNATQDIINNRPITTTTAHAIIATKNILNSVATQSAQLMNSAMEGILPKSPPGQNNIVEQVASKSPPVALPVTPNRQNVNPPITNTANNTTGTTVRKQEDGMLPQELTSMSEHDLLSYINPSCFDSQNNFLM; translated from the exons GCTTGGAACGGCGCCGGCGAGGAGGACTCGAAGAGAAGGAAGATGGACATCAAGCTCGAGTCCGAGGATGCGAATTTTGCCTTCCCCGAGGTGACGCATTCCGCGAGCTCTGATAGCAAAACGGCCAATAGAAACAGTTCGAACGGGATAGCTGTGCTGGCCACGATCTCTGGGAACAGGACGGGGAACGGAAGCTCGGGAAGGGTTGTCGAGGTGTCCAGATCTCGTCCAGGCTTGGGTGTCCTCGCGAAGAGGTCATCGGCCCCCCATCAAGGCCCAGTCACCCTCACCTCTCAACTGT GCAGTGCTTCCTCAGATGGAAAGGTGCAATTGCAAATAATCTGCCAGCCGGAGCAGCAGCACAGGGCCCGTTACCAAACCGAAGGATCCCGAGGAGCAGTGAAGGATCGTACCGGAAACGGGTTCCCGATCGTTCGTCTGGTCGGTTACGACAAACCGACCACGCTTCAAGTCTTCATCGGCACGGACCTCGGCCGTGTCGCGCCCCATATGTTCTACCAAGCCTGCCGCGTCAGCGGCAAGAACTCAACCCCGTGTATCGAGCGTAAAATCGACGGTACCATCGTGATCGAGGTGGACATGGATCCAGCGAAAGACATGATGGTCACCTGCGACTGTGTCGGTATACTGAAGGAGCGCAATGTCGACGTGGAGCACAGATTTCCACAGGAAGCCGGTGTACTTCAGGGACGCAGTAAAAAGAAGTCGACTCGTTGTCGCATGGTTTTTCGCACGACGATCGCTCGTCCCGATGGTAACACGGAAACTCTTCAAGTCTGTTCTCAACCGATAGTCTGTA CTCAACCACCGGGTATACCGGAGATCTGCAAAAAGTCCCTCACCTCCTGTCCATGCACCGGTGGATTAGAATTGTTTATACTTGGGAAGAACTTTCTTAAAGATACTCGTGTAGTGTTTCAATTAGACAACGACGATTTGTCGAGTAGCTTAGAACCGCACTGGGAGTGCGCCGTCTTACCCGACAAAGAGTTCCTGCAACAGACGCATCTGGTATGCGTGGTGCCTGCATACAGGCGGCAAGATCTTGCGCCCTCGGAATCTGTTAGCGTGAAATTGTACGCGGTGTCGTCCGGGAAAACGAGCGAGCCTCATACGTTCCTTTACACCGCCGCGTCCGCAGCTCCGGAGCCATCGGTGGGCAAGATCGAGCCCATCACGCCGCCATTGTCAACCTCGAACGGCGATTCCGCGTTAGCAACGTCCCCAGCAGCAGCCGTGTCTTTAACCACGGGTGTATCATCGAACA CTCTGATCACACAAGCAGCCGCGGGAACGCCGAATTTCTTGACAACGATACAGTCACAACAATCATCCTCCCAAACGACGGAAACTCTTAAAAGCGATCCAAGCCCGCCACCAGTAACGGCATCGTCTCAGGTAACTCCAGTTCTGATGTGGGCTGCTCAAAGTCCAAATTGCCAAAATTCCCCGCCTGACGTGATGATGCCGCCGCCAGCCATGGTAGCGAATCCCCTTCTAAATCGCAGATCGTCTTCTAATCTTCAATTAATCCTGCCGGATAATTTGAAGACCGAGGTGCTAGACGAGAATAGCGAGAACAGTATGATTAGCGAGAACAGCATGCAAAGCATACCAACGCCGACCGCGAACGGTTCGACGGGGACGAGCCCGTTGCAGCAGCTCGTGAACGAGAATTCCAGGGAAACGCCGCAAACGAATATGATCAGATCGGTACCGGTTGCGGCGAACAATTCCCCGGTACAGGAAGCGGTCAATCTACTCGGTGTGGTCGATTTGATGCGGAACCAACATCCGTTGTCGATGGTGTCCACCCACCAGAACAGCTACGGAGGTATGCACGAATCGTCTCAAGTCAAAGTTCTAAGTCCTCATCATATCAACAAAGAAACTAACCCGATGTTACCGGCAGAAGGCAGTCCTAACGGAACTCTACAGGGTGGCGGCGGTGTTGTTGATCTCCGAATGAAACATCATCAGTCAGAGTTCGGGAATTTGTCGAACTTCACCGGTACGTCGAACGGACAGCTACCCGCCCAGAGTGGCCATAGCGTAGAGAAATATCTGAATCATATCGAGTCTAACGGAAAGGAGGCTGAGAGTCAGGAGAACGGCTTCGTAGGTAGTATACAGCAACGAGCTTCCATAATCGCTACTGGACGACAACCTCAGCAGGGACAAGCTTCCAACATTTTAGCCTCTCCGAATCAAGGTGTGAAGCTGGATACTCTCGTCAATTCAGGCGCGGAATCTCATCAATTAGTGTCACCGCTTCGCACCGTCAATCCCAACAGCAGCACCATGATGAGCCACGTGTCCGCGGTGACCGATCACGAGACGATCCCGAGCCCTCAACAGAGCAGAAACAGTCCACCGATTCCCGTCAAGACGATGCTCCTCGAAGCTTTGATGCCGGCTCAAAGCGTACCGCCTTTGATTGGGAACGGCGGGACCACCGTCTCGTCTCCTGCCTCGGTTGTCCAGGAGCCGACCAACGGCGACAGTCTGCTCACAACTATCAACGCTGCCCTCTTGCCAGCGATGCAAGAGCCAGTCGTTACTACGAGCGGTACGTCGAATTCTAGCGTTACTGTACCATCCCATAATCAGATGCAAGTTACGAACGAGACTATGTCGATAGCGGCGGAACATATTCCGCAGATTCAGGGTCTTATTCAGCAAGAAGTTGTGGCGATGCAACAGGCGCAGCAAGTTGAACAGGTTGTCGCGCAGGCACAGCAGCAGGTGGAGCAAGTCGTCGCTCAGGCGCAGCAGCAAGCGGTCCAGGCTGTACAACAGGCGCAGCAACAGGTTGTCCAGCACGTGGTGCAGCACGCGCAAGTTGTCCAGCAGGCTGTACAACAAGTACAAGCGGCGCAACAGGTTCGGGCTGTGCCGGCTGTTCAGCACGCGATGCAACAGGCTACGCAGGAAGTGGTCCAGCAGGCGGTGCAGCAAGCGACTCAGGAAGTGGTGCAGCAGGTGCAAGCGGTTCAGCAAGCGGTGCAGCAGGCGCAAGCGGCTCAGGCGATGCAACAGGCGGTGCAGCAAGATATAGGTTCGATGTTGAATCAACCAGCGGGTTTCGTTGCCGAGGCTAGTTCTGCTCTGGCGAGCGGTGCGGCTCAGGAACCGTCGCAGCAGAGACTGACCACTGCTGCGGAACAGGCGATCAACAACGTGATCACTAACGCAACACAAGATATAATTAACAATCGGCCCATCACCACGACCACTGCGCATGCCATCATTGCGacgaaaaatatattaaacagCGTCGCCACTCAAAGCGCCCAGCTGATGAACAGCGCTATGGAGGGAATCTTACCGAAATCTCCGCCCGGTCAAAATAATATCGTCGAACAGGTTGCGAGCAAATCACCGCCTGTTGCCTTACCCGTCACCCCCAACAGACAGAATGTAAACCCACCTATTACAAATACGGCTAACAATACAACTGGAACGACGGTTCGAAAGCAAGAAGATGGTATGTTACCTCAAGAGCTTACATCGATGTCAGAACATGATCTGTTGAGCTACATAAATCCAAGCTGTTTCGATTCTCAGAATAACTTTCTTATGTAG